The Kwoniella dendrophila CBS 6074 chromosome 1, complete sequence genome contains a region encoding:
- a CDS encoding 60S ribosomal protein L23, giving the protein MSLGLPVGAVMNCADNSGAKNLYVISVVGFGARLNRLPAAAAGDMVMASVKKGKPELRKKVMPAVICRQRKPWRRRDGIFLYFEDNAGVIVNAKGEMKGSAINGPVAKECADLWPRIASNAGTVV; this is encoded by the exons ATGTCTCTCGGTCTTCCTGTTGGAGCCGTTATGAACTGTGCTGATAACTCAGGTGCTAAAA ACTTATACGTTATCTCAGTAGTTGGTTTCGGTGCTAGACTTAACAGACTTCCAGCTGCCGCTGCCGGTGATATGGTTATGGCTTCAgttaaaaaaggtaaacctgaattaaGAAAAAAGG TTATGCCAGCCGTTATCTGCCGACAACGAAAACcatggagaagaagagatggtATCTTCCTTTACTTTGAAGACAATGCCGGTGTCATTGTTAAcgctaaaggtgaaatgaaAGGAAGTGCTATCAACGGTCCAGTAGCTAAAGAATGT GCTGATTTATGGCCTCGTATCGCTTCTAACGCCGGTACCGTCGTATAA